The sequence TTATCTTTTCTGGGTCGTGAAACAACGCTGGATTAGAAAGGACATCAAGAAGCCGGTTCATATCATGTTTCTCATTTCAGATCATTTTGAACCGGGTCCAAATACCGATATTGTAAAAGAATGGGTTAAAAAATATCCTGGAATAGCCCAAAAACATCACGATGCGGACGGGAAGGCACCAAGACATACGTGGTTCTATCCATCAGAACATGCAGGCGAGAGGCTTGAACAACTGCAGATACTCACCGAGCTTACTGCAAGGGGTTTTGGTGAGATAGAACTTCACCTTCATCACCATAATGACACTGAAGAAACTTTACGGCACAAACTTCAGGATGCTAAATATATTTTCAACAAGGTTGGAGCACTGGTAACCGTGGAAGGCCAGATAGCATTTGGATTTGTGCACGGCAATTGGGCACTCGATAATTCGATAAAAATTGGAAATGAAAACCTGTGTGGGGTGAACAATGAACTAATCATATTAAAGGAAGAAGGCTGTTACGCTGATTTTACCTTCCCGGCAATCAATACTGATGCACAACCTCGTAAAATTAATAGCATATATTACGCTACTGATAATCCTTCAAAACCGAAATCGTACAATTCCGGGATAGATGTCACCGTCAACAGGGCGGATATTACCGGTGATTTAATGATTGTCCAAGGTCCATTGACACTCAATTTTAACTTAATAAATCTAAAATTTACTTTTTATCCAAAGATAGAGAATGGTGGTGTTGAGGCCGGCAATTCGCTATCATCCGCTACAGTAGATCAATGGGTTAAGGCAAATATTCATGTAAAAGGCAAACCTGATTGGAAGTTTATAAAGGTCCATACACACGGTGCTTTACCAGACAGCATGAATATATTCCTGGGTGATACGATGGATCAAATATATTCATATCTCGAAACAAAGTATAATGATGGTGTGAACTATATATTGCATTATGTTACAGCTAGAGAGGCGTATAATATCATCCGGGCTGCAGAAGTAGGAATGTCAGGAGATCCGAATCAATATCGTGATTATTTAATAAAACCTTATAAAAATTCAATGTAATGGAAATTATGGAATTTACTTTCTGGGTTTTTATAGGTTTGATATTTTATGTATATTTGGGATATCCAATATTGTTGTTCGTACTTAATTTTTTCTATAAAATACCAGAAATAAAAACATCTCCCATCTTTAACAAAAGAATCAGCATAATTATATCCGCCTACAATGAGGAAAAATTTATTGCCTCCAAAATTGAGAACATCTTAAGCTTGGACTATCCGGAAGCCTTGGTAGAAATCATTGTGGGCTCCGATGGGTCTACGGATAGAACAAACGAAATTGTCAGCCAATATCAGCAACGAAATCTAAAGCTATTTGCGTTTAAAAAAAATCGCGGTAAAACAGCTGTTCAGAATGATTGTGTGGCAAAGGCAAATGGTGAGATTATTATATTTATGGACGCAGCTTCGCTATGCAATCAGGCAGCGCTGAAAGCATTAGTCAAACATTTTGAGGACGAAAAGATTGGCTGTGTCGCCGGCAGAATTATATACACGCAAAAGAGGGGGAATATAGTTGAGGAAGGACAGGGGCTTTACTGGAAGTACGAGCAAATACTAAAAAGGTTAGAAGGCAAAATTGGGTCGCTCGTAGGAGTAGATGGCCCCTTGTACGCAATCCGCAACAAGGCTTATATTCCCTTAAAACCTGAAATCATCAGTGATCTGGTTTCTCCCCTGCTGGTTCTAGGACAAGGGTATAATGTAATTTTTGAGCCGGATGCGATTGCATATGAAGAAGCAACGACAAATACTCACGATGAATTTAACACAAGGGAACGGGTCGTTCTGCGCGGCTTGGCAGGTCTTTTTAATCATTTTGAATTGTTCAATTTCTTAAGGTATCCTTTCTTGGTTTTTCAACTCATATCACATAAAATTCTTAGGTGGCAAATTGGCTTCTGCTTTTTAGGTTCAATAGTCACTTCTATTTTTCTTTCTAAGACAGATTATCGCTACGAAATCTTCTTATATATCATTGTCTTTTTCTGTCTTATAGGAATATTGGGATTCTATTTAAATAAAAACGGTAAAAAAATATTTATTTTCTCAGTTCCATATTATTTTCTGCTGGTGAATTTTGCAGCCATAGTCGGCACTTTAAATTTTTTAATGGGAAAACGTATTATTTCCTGGATCCCTAAGCGCAGTTGAATATTTCTTTCTCTTGCAAAGAAATAAAGGGTAGACTGAATATGTCAATTAGAAAAAGATTGGAGGTTATCTATTGGTTCCTTGAACACCTTATAATACCTCAGCTAAAACACTCCCAATTAATTTATGAGGAGATACTTAAAAAGCACATCAATAAAGATTCTGTATGGCTGGATTTGGGTTGCGGTCATCAAATTCTTCCTGCTTGGCGTAAAGAGGCGGAGAAAGTATTGGTTCGTAGCTGCGATAGTATCGTAGGTATCGATTATGAACATGAATCACTTCTTAAACATCGATCAATCAGTCTTAAGGTTCGCGCAAATATTGCTTCGCTTCCTTTCAAGAGCGGGACATTCGATGTAATCACCAGCAATATGGTACTCGAGCATGTTAAATACCCTGAGAAAACTCTAAAAGAAGTAAGTCTTATATTAAAACCAGGCGGAATTTTTATCTTTCATACGACGAACTTAAATAGTTATTCTGCGATGATTAGCCGGTTGATTCCTACAAGTTTTCAAAAGAAGTTGGTCAAATTATTGGATAACCGTAAGGAAGAAGATACTTTTACTACTTATTACTTGATAAATACACCCGGAGCCATAAAAGAGGTGGCCGTTCGCACTGGTTTTAACATAAAGATGATAAGGCTCACCGTTTCATCGGCAAGATTGATTGTCTTGCCCCCATTAGTTATTTTGGAACTATTATGGATAAGGATTCTGATGAAAAATTGTTTAAAGAATTTGAGAACTAATATTGTCGTCATATT is a genomic window of Nitrospirota bacterium containing:
- a CDS encoding glycosyltransferase family 2 protein — encoded protein: MEFTFWVFIGLIFYVYLGYPILLFVLNFFYKIPEIKTSPIFNKRISIIISAYNEEKFIASKIENILSLDYPEALVEIIVGSDGSTDRTNEIVSQYQQRNLKLFAFKKNRGKTAVQNDCVAKANGEIIIFMDAASLCNQAALKALVKHFEDEKIGCVAGRIIYTQKRGNIVEEGQGLYWKYEQILKRLEGKIGSLVGVDGPLYAIRNKAYIPLKPEIISDLVSPLLVLGQGYNVIFEPDAIAYEEATTNTHDEFNTRERVVLRGLAGLFNHFELFNFLRYPFLVFQLISHKILRWQIGFCFLGSIVTSIFLSKTDYRYEIFLYIIVFFCLIGILGFYLNKNGKKIFIFSVPYYFLLVNFAAIVGTLNFLMGKRIISWIPKRS
- a CDS encoding class I SAM-dependent methyltransferase; this translates as MSIRKRLEVIYWFLEHLIIPQLKHSQLIYEEILKKHINKDSVWLDLGCGHQILPAWRKEAEKVLVRSCDSIVGIDYEHESLLKHRSISLKVRANIASLPFKSGTFDVITSNMVLEHVKYPEKTLKEVSLILKPGGIFIFHTTNLNSYSAMISRLIPTSFQKKLVKLLDNRKEEDTFTTYYLINTPGAIKEVAVRTGFNIKMIRLTVSSARLIVLPPLVILELLWIRILMKNCLKNLRTNIVVILEKKTQTL